The proteins below are encoded in one region of Picrophilus oshimae DSM 9789:
- the ftsY gene encoding signal recognition particle-docking protein FtsY translates to MFDSLKKKLAGLFKKESKDDENLNINDKVNENISNKSENQESLFIKRDEFDERVQEILIESDVSFESAERIVEMLKNREKKLSRKISYDDIKSNLRSVLYDVLSQAKSDLDLLNVDKKPYVILFIGINGTGKTTTIGKIASYLKNNNKKVVIAAGDTFRAGAIEQISIIGEKTGTEVIKHDFGSDPASVAYDAIEHARARRIDYVLIDSAGRMQTNKNLLSEMKKIKRVARPDLTLLVLDGMIGNDAIEQAKTFMNEINFDGVVLTKLDTDARGGAVISVAMEIKKPIMFVGVGQGLNDIMRFDPDWYLDKIFSS, encoded by the coding sequence ATGTTCGACAGTCTTAAAAAGAAGCTTGCAGGCCTATTTAAAAAGGAATCGAAAGACGATGAAAATTTAAATATCAATGATAAAGTAAATGAAAATATATCAAATAAATCAGAGAACCAGGAGAGCCTTTTTATTAAAAGGGATGAATTTGATGAAAGGGTTCAGGAGATATTAATTGAATCTGATGTATCATTTGAAAGCGCTGAAAGGATTGTTGAGATGCTAAAAAACAGGGAGAAAAAGCTAAGCAGAAAAATAAGCTATGATGATATAAAATCCAATTTAAGGTCAGTTCTATATGACGTTTTATCACAGGCAAAATCAGATCTTGATCTGTTAAATGTAGATAAGAAACCCTATGTTATCTTATTTATTGGAATAAATGGAACCGGAAAAACAACAACGATAGGCAAGATAGCATCATATTTAAAGAATAATAATAAGAAGGTTGTAATAGCCGCTGGCGATACCTTCAGGGCCGGTGCAATAGAGCAGATATCAATAATTGGTGAAAAAACAGGAACCGAGGTGATAAAGCATGACTTTGGCAGCGACCCGGCATCCGTTGCCTACGATGCTATAGAGCACGCAAGGGCAAGAAGGATAGACTATGTTTTAATAGATTCTGCCGGAAGAATGCAGACAAATAAAAACCTTTTATCAGAGATGAAAAAAATAAAAAGGGTTGCAAGACCCGATCTCACACTTCTGGTTCTTGATGGCATGATAGGCAATGATGCAATTGAGCAGGCAAAGACCTTTATGAATGAAATAAACTTTGACGGCGTTGTTTTAACAAAGCTTGATACTGATGCCAGGGGCGGCGCAGTTATAAGTGTTGCAATGGAGATAAAAAAGCCAATAATGTTTGTTGGCGTGGGCCAGGGATTAAATGATATAATGAGGTTCGATCCGGACTGGTATTTGGATAAGATCTTTTCATCTTAA
- a CDS encoding peroxiredoxin: MLAIGNTAPDFESPTYFPETKEIKNVRLSDYRGKWVILTFYPGDFTFVCATDIEALMGSYDKFLKENAQIFAISEDSVYSHKAWSDTSPRVSKSKIPLIDDFNKKIASAYGFLTAAGTAQRGLVIIDPEGKVQYMAMFNDGLGKDVKHIYAAFMGLKTLHDTKEPEGHMCAIPANWEPGEEVLDINVVNDIGKL; the protein is encoded by the coding sequence ATGCTGGCAATAGGAAATACTGCACCGGATTTTGAATCACCGACATACTTCCCTGAGACAAAGGAGATAAAAAATGTAAGGCTGTCTGATTACCGTGGCAAATGGGTAATATTAACATTTTATCCAGGCGATTTTACATTTGTGTGCGCCACAGATATCGAGGCATTAATGGGCTCATACGATAAATTCTTAAAGGAGAATGCACAGATCTTTGCAATCAGCGAGGACTCGGTTTACTCACACAAGGCATGGAGTGACACATCACCAAGGGTCAGCAAGAGCAAGATACCATTAATTGATGACTTCAATAAGAAGATAGCATCGGCCTATGGATTCCTGACGGCTGCAGGAACTGCCCAGAGGGGCCTTGTAATAATAGACCCGGAGGGCAAGGTACAGTACATGGCAATGTTCAACGATGGCCTTGGAAAGGATGTAAAGCATATATATGCTGCATTCATGGGATTAAAGACATTACATGACACAAAGGAGCCGGAAGGACACATGTGCGCAATACCCGCAAACTGGGAACCTGGCGAGGAAGTTTTAGACATCAATGTAGTAAATGATATAGGTAAATTATAA
- a CDS encoding alkaline phosphatase family protein has translation MILNDLIKNYEKDENFVYPDYNGYNFANINNTILDLFDINHKTALNKKLYSNLNKNTLTVFIYIDGLGYNQWIDYLSFYKPFKKINDDGIVSPITAVFPSTTAAASNTINTGKFPGEHGLFEWRLYIDEFSMVLKSLPFIPVYKFDRERFNSSKFSPEILFNGETFYEKLKVNGIRSYVVSNSSLLKSDYSNIMYSGTKEKKRFDLLCEGFLILKKLISRLHDGYIFFYIENFDKMEHRYGPGSDEHLYSIKNVSSLFNDLLNEIKKDVNIIISSDHGFMPVEHKIYIKNIEKYLKVRNGKIMPETWSPRDMSIYANEDILESIENQLDGAAAVMTRNEIINRNLLGTTKIPDKYINRIGDFIILPYHGNTVWYKYCENDIIKDRGMHGGLGPEEMIIPFAAINLNDN, from the coding sequence ATGATTCTTAATGATTTAATTAAAAACTATGAAAAGGATGAAAATTTTGTTTATCCTGATTACAATGGATACAACTTTGCAAATATAAATAATACAATACTCGATTTATTTGATATTAATCATAAAACAGCGCTGAATAAAAAATTATATTCAAATTTAAATAAAAATACTTTAACAGTGTTCATTTACATTGATGGTCTTGGCTATAATCAATGGATTGATTATTTATCATTTTATAAACCATTTAAAAAAATCAATGATGATGGAATTGTCTCCCCAATAACAGCCGTTTTTCCATCAACAACAGCTGCAGCAAGCAATACAATAAATACAGGCAAATTTCCAGGCGAGCATGGACTATTTGAATGGCGTCTTTATATAGATGAATTCTCAATGGTTTTAAAGAGCCTGCCATTTATACCTGTTTATAAATTCGATAGGGAAAGATTTAACAGTTCAAAGTTTTCGCCAGAAATACTTTTCAATGGTGAAACATTCTATGAAAAATTGAAGGTTAATGGAATAAGGTCATATGTTGTATCAAACTCAAGCCTTTTAAAAAGTGATTACAGCAATATTATGTATTCAGGCACAAAGGAAAAAAAGCGTTTCGATCTCCTCTGTGAGGGTTTTTTAATATTAAAAAAGCTTATTTCAAGGCTGCATGATGGCTATATATTTTTTTATATAGAAAACTTTGATAAGATGGAGCACAGGTATGGGCCGGGAAGTGATGAGCATCTATACTCAATAAAAAATGTATCATCCCTGTTTAACGATCTTTTAAATGAGATCAAAAAGGATGTTAATATTATTATATCATCTGATCATGGATTCATGCCTGTTGAGCATAAAATATACATAAAAAATATAGAAAAATATCTTAAAGTAAGGAACGGAAAGATAATGCCAGAAACCTGGAGCCCAAGGGATATGTCCATCTATGCCAATGAGGATATACTGGAAAGCATAGAAAATCAGCTTGATGGAGCTGCAGCGGTAATGACAAGGAATGAAATTATAAATAGAAACCTTCTTGGAACCACAAAAATACCGGATAAATATATAAATAGAATTGGAGATTTTATAATACTTCCATATCACGGAAATACAGTATGGTACAAATACTGCGAAAACGACATAATAAAGGATCGCGGCATGCATGGCGGCCTTGGCCCAGAGGAAATGATAATACCATTTGCAGCGATAAATCTAAATGATAATTAA
- a CDS encoding MutS-related protein, with amino-acid sequence MRTYLTSINGKRKKCNIPWNGDTIIKDLGLNPILNAMASGDDYLLQNIKEYLLNNINSVDEILYRQEILKDFIKNGDMAKRIYNNASEFIESIRRNYLWLSDSISFSASLGIIRDFIKYIDKLRHIFLENNDFSSIGLKKFYNVIFNDFGNEYMNFIKNYLDILNFNDGIELCISPGLGNSGKNYKLHRPYNGNSIRKFISNSIERHYTYILAERDISGAEEVSEIKNRGLKKVKFAVINAAKNIMEFYNDIKSESGFYLSAVNLFNKIKIKNGNICFPIPLNDMRTSFKGLYDLGLFLDTESNVVPNDLNSDAELFIITGTNKGGKTTFLRSIGQAQILMQSGIFVPAESFSANIVSGVYTHFKHEEDKTLEKGKFDDELSKMDEIVKHLKAKGMILFNESFSSTNTREGSEIALGITKALIENGIKIFFVTHLYEFASSVYKEISEKSMFLIAERTYDGRHTYKIIKGKPSETGYAMDLYNKIFMEK; translated from the coding sequence ATGAGGACCTATCTAACATCAATTAATGGAAAAAGGAAAAAATGCAATATTCCATGGAATGGTGATACAATTATAAAAGACCTTGGATTAAATCCAATTTTAAATGCCATGGCATCCGGCGATGATTACCTTTTACAAAATATTAAGGAATATCTATTAAATAATATAAATTCTGTTGATGAAATATTGTACCGTCAGGAAATATTAAAAGATTTTATTAAAAATGGTGACATGGCAAAAAGAATATACAACAATGCCTCGGAATTCATTGAATCAATAAGAAGGAATTATCTATGGCTCAGCGATTCAATTTCATTTAGTGCATCATTGGGCATAATTAGGGATTTTATAAAATACATTGATAAATTAAGGCATATATTTTTGGAGAACAATGATTTTTCATCCATTGGATTAAAAAAATTTTACAATGTTATTTTTAATGATTTTGGAAATGAATATATGAATTTTATTAAGAATTATCTGGATATATTAAATTTTAATGATGGCATTGAGCTTTGTATCTCACCTGGACTTGGAAATTCAGGAAAAAATTATAAGCTTCATAGGCCATATAATGGCAATTCAATAAGAAAATTTATTAGCAATTCAATTGAAAGGCATTACACATACATACTTGCTGAGAGGGACATAAGCGGTGCGGAGGAGGTTTCTGAGATAAAGAACAGGGGATTAAAAAAGGTAAAATTTGCAGTAATAAATGCTGCAAAGAACATAATGGAATTCTATAATGATATAAAGAGCGAATCGGGATTTTATCTATCCGCAGTGAATTTATTTAATAAAATTAAAATAAAGAATGGAAATATATGCTTTCCCATTCCATTGAATGATATGAGAACATCCTTTAAGGGCTTGTATGACCTTGGTTTGTTTCTTGACACTGAATCAAATGTTGTTCCAAATGATTTAAACAGCGATGCGGAATTATTTATCATTACAGGCACAAATAAAGGTGGAAAAACAACATTTTTAAGGAGCATTGGACAGGCACAGATATTAATGCAGTCCGGAATCTTTGTTCCTGCGGAATCATTCTCTGCAAACATTGTTTCAGGAGTATATACGCATTTCAAGCATGAGGAGGATAAGACACTTGAAAAAGGTAAATTTGATGATGAACTCTCAAAGATGGATGAAATAGTTAAACATTTAAAGGCAAAAGGCATGATTTTATTCAATGAATCATTTTCATCAACAAATACCAGAGAAGGTTCAGAAATAGCATTGGGAATAACAAAGGCACTTATTGAAAATGGAATAAAAATATTCTTTGTTACACATTTATATGAGTTTGCCTCATCTGTTTATAAAGAAATAAGTGAAAAATCAATGTTTTTAATTGCCGAGAGAACATATGATGGAAGGCACACATATAAAATAATAAAAGGTAAACCATCTGAAACAGGATACGCTATGGATTTATACAATAAAATTTTTATGGAAAAGTAA
- the ppsA gene encoding phosphoenolpyruvate synthase: MSEKSKKPVLWLNEVDKNDVSIAGGKAAGLGELMNIPDVHVPEGFVITAYAYKLFLDRNDIEKKINEILEMLDVDDTRALQRASSEIKSLFVNSKMPDDLFDSIIEHYEDLVQREGAAYVAVRSSANLEDMSNASFAGEQETYLNVKGNDQVIEKVKECFASLYSTRAIYYRKKENINERASLSVIIQKQIFSDVSGVMFTLDVSNGDRSKIVIESSYGLGEYIVSGQVTPDTFYVDKNTMKIVKSTVVSKSKMLKALEGGGTMEVSVPETLCEEPSLSDDEVIELAMAGKSIENHYNHPMDIEWAKYQGKLYIVQARFETVWSNREPEEPEEKDHENEVILKGLPASPGFITGRAHVILDVSNIDQFKNDEILITRMTAPDWVPVMKKSRAIITDDGGMTCHAAIVSRELGVPCIVGTSSFGKKATETIKTGDLITVDSRNGLVYRGKVGSETENEVSVEIPEIITGTKVMVNMGEPSIAERIAKLPCDGIGLMREEFIWAEIGEHPLSLLKNNRGDYFVDKLSEYMAQVCRAFNPRPVILRFSDFKTDEYSNLKGGSEFEPVEDNPLLGWRGASRYYDERYREAFKLELMAVRKAREEYRARNLWVMVPFTRTVEEMERIIRIMEDNGLYRGKDFKVFLMAEIPSNILLADKFNKYVDGYSIGSNDLTMLLLGSDRNNGKMSSMFDERDLAVKRAIKYLIKIAHKDKKIVSICGQAPSQYDELVDFLVRAGIDDISVNPDAVIHVKKLVASVEARIKLEAALGHVEIDDDWDLP, encoded by the coding sequence ATGTCCGAAAAATCTAAAAAGCCTGTTCTATGGCTGAATGAAGTTGACAAGAATGATGTTTCCATTGCCGGAGGCAAGGCCGCGGGTCTCGGTGAACTTATGAACATACCGGATGTTCACGTGCCCGAGGGCTTTGTTATAACAGCATATGCATACAAACTTTTTTTGGATAGGAATGATATAGAGAAAAAAATAAATGAAATCCTTGAAATGCTCGATGTTGATGACACAAGGGCATTGCAGAGGGCAAGCTCCGAGATAAAATCGCTCTTTGTTAATTCAAAGATGCCAGACGATCTTTTTGATAGCATTATAGAGCACTACGAGGATCTTGTTCAAAGGGAGGGTGCCGCCTACGTAGCTGTAAGATCATCTGCAAACCTTGAGGATATGTCAAATGCAAGTTTTGCAGGCGAGCAGGAAACATACCTGAATGTAAAGGGCAATGATCAGGTCATAGAAAAGGTCAAGGAGTGCTTTGCAAGTCTGTATTCAACAAGGGCAATATACTACAGAAAAAAGGAAAACATAAATGAGCGTGCAAGCCTTTCCGTTATAATACAAAAACAGATCTTTTCAGATGTTTCCGGTGTTATGTTCACGCTTGATGTTTCAAATGGCGACAGGTCAAAAATAGTAATAGAGTCGAGCTACGGCCTTGGTGAATACATAGTAAGCGGCCAGGTTACACCAGATACATTCTACGTTGATAAAAACACGATGAAGATTGTAAAGAGCACGGTTGTAAGCAAGAGCAAGATGCTAAAGGCCCTTGAAGGCGGCGGTACCATGGAGGTCTCGGTTCCGGAAACGCTCTGCGAGGAGCCATCATTGAGCGATGATGAGGTTATTGAACTTGCCATGGCGGGAAAATCCATAGAAAACCATTATAATCATCCAATGGACATTGAGTGGGCAAAGTACCAGGGAAAGCTTTATATAGTCCAGGCAAGGTTTGAAACCGTCTGGAGCAATCGCGAGCCAGAGGAGCCAGAGGAAAAAGACCATGAAAACGAGGTTATTTTAAAGGGACTTCCAGCCTCTCCTGGATTTATTACAGGAAGGGCCCATGTGATACTTGATGTATCAAACATTGATCAGTTTAAAAATGACGAGATATTAATAACAAGAATGACCGCACCTGACTGGGTGCCAGTTATGAAAAAATCCAGGGCCATAATAACGGATGATGGAGGCATGACATGCCACGCTGCAATAGTCTCAAGGGAGCTCGGTGTTCCATGCATAGTTGGCACATCATCCTTTGGCAAAAAGGCCACGGAAACGATAAAGACCGGTGATTTAATAACCGTCGATTCCAGAAACGGCCTTGTTTACAGGGGAAAGGTCGGCTCTGAAACGGAAAATGAGGTATCAGTGGAAATTCCAGAGATCATCACAGGCACAAAGGTTATGGTAAACATGGGTGAGCCATCAATAGCAGAGAGGATAGCAAAGCTGCCATGCGATGGCATAGGCCTGATGCGTGAGGAGTTCATCTGGGCAGAGATCGGTGAGCATCCATTATCACTTTTAAAGAACAATCGTGGGGATTACTTCGTTGATAAACTGTCAGAGTACATGGCACAGGTTTGCAGGGCATTCAATCCAAGGCCGGTAATACTAAGATTCAGTGATTTTAAGACTGACGAGTATTCAAATCTAAAGGGCGGAAGTGAATTTGAGCCTGTTGAGGATAATCCACTGCTTGGATGGCGTGGTGCATCAAGGTACTACGATGAAAGATACAGGGAGGCATTTAAACTTGAATTGATGGCCGTCAGGAAGGCAAGGGAGGAATACCGCGCCAGGAATCTATGGGTAATGGTTCCATTTACAAGAACCGTTGAGGAGATGGAAAGAATCATTAGAATAATGGAGGATAACGGACTTTACAGGGGCAAGGACTTCAAGGTCTTTTTGATGGCTGAGATACCAAGCAATATATTACTTGCAGATAAATTCAATAAATATGTTGATGGCTATTCAATAGGCTCGAATGATTTAACAATGCTACTACTTGGATCTGATAGAAACAATGGAAAGATGAGCTCAATGTTCGATGAGAGGGACCTTGCCGTGAAGCGTGCAATAAAATATTTGATAAAGATTGCACACAAGGATAAGAAAATAGTCTCAATATGCGGCCAGGCACCATCACAGTACGATGAGCTTGTCGACTTCCTCGTTAGGGCTGGTATAGATGATATCTCTGTAAATCCAGATGCCGTGATACATGTAAAAAAGCTTGTGGCCTCGGTTGAGGCAAGGATAAAGCTTGAGGCTGCCCTTGGGCACGTTGAAATCGATGATGACTGGGATTTACCCTAA
- a CDS encoding TrmB family transcriptional regulator, whose translation MEEDIFENLSKFGLSPYEIKVYKALLLNGPQTSTSIVSLAGVPQPRVYDLFNNLINKGLIQVSPGKKKIYRAVPVETALSRIINDMSSYKDELADYVEKVSNNVKKYNPYLWYMDNEALIKEQIKELIINAKSEIICSLKLPMLRYLDRYLINAANRGVSVIIVIFPDSDRYDITDLLNTTVLKRRPGISPEIFIVDREESIVKVDDISKKLVYAIDFQEAEMIHILNYYYYNIVWKPSMYISKFMIKNEWRFNTSWISCEAINTFINNGYKLTGRVIGNTQNGQIDITGTIKGTDIIPGYKNSFLIQSEDQVFTVGGRLTRIEDIRMEELYLKAEKVK comes from the coding sequence ATGGAAGAAGACATTTTCGAAAATTTATCAAAGTTCGGTTTATCGCCATATGAAATCAAGGTATATAAGGCCCTTTTATTAAACGGCCCGCAGACATCAACATCAATTGTTTCACTTGCTGGTGTTCCCCAGCCCAGGGTTTATGATCTTTTCAACAATTTAATCAATAAGGGGCTTATACAGGTGAGCCCTGGCAAGAAGAAGATATACAGGGCCGTTCCTGTTGAAACTGCATTGAGCAGAATAATAAACGACATGTCATCCTATAAGGACGAGCTTGCCGATTATGTTGAAAAGGTATCAAATAATGTAAAGAAGTACAATCCATACCTTTGGTACATGGACAATGAGGCCCTGATAAAGGAGCAGATAAAGGAGCTAATAATAAATGCAAAGAGTGAGATTATATGCTCATTGAAATTACCAATGCTAAGGTATCTTGACAGGTATCTAATAAATGCCGCCAACCGCGGTGTTTCTGTAATAATAGTTATCTTTCCTGATTCAGATAGATATGATATAACAGATCTTTTAAACACGACCGTTCTTAAAAGGAGGCCCGGAATATCACCGGAGATCTTTATAGTCGACAGGGAGGAAAGCATTGTAAAGGTTGATGACATCTCAAAAAAACTTGTTTATGCAATAGATTTCCAGGAGGCCGAGATGATACATATATTAAATTATTACTATTATAATATTGTATGGAAACCATCAATGTACATATCAAAGTTCATGATAAAAAATGAATGGAGGTTTAACACATCATGGATATCATGCGAGGCAATAAACACATTTATTAACAATGGATATAAGTTAACGGGCCGTGTTATAGGAAATACCCAGAATGGTCAAATAGATATAACAGGTACAATAAAGGGAACCGATATAATACCAGGATACAAGAACTCATTTTTAATACAGTCCGAGGACCAGGTATTTACAGTTGGTGGAAGGTTAACAAGGATAGAGGATATAAGAATGGAGGAATTATATTTAAAGGCTGAAAAGGTAAAGTAG
- a CDS encoding 30S ribosomal protein S3ae, which yields MADRRKIGTKDKWKEKTWYTIVAPSFLGEREIALSPAADPSLMIGRKVEVPVSDFTGNFRKSSTMVIFRVKECTGKRCTTEFIGHKVSDDTIRRMVRRRKERIDIIMPSKTKDGYRLVIKIVLVSDSKLTANKRGEVRSKIIGFINERCGSMTLPELAQYIIGDNVYNDIVDTLKDVYPIKKIEIRKSEVLGRDGYVEEPGAQTQIEAQ from the coding sequence ATGGCTGATAGAAGAAAGATTGGTACAAAGGATAAATGGAAGGAGAAGACATGGTATACGATCGTTGCGCCATCGTTCCTTGGCGAGAGGGAGATCGCACTTAGCCCAGCTGCAGATCCATCACTGATGATCGGCAGGAAGGTTGAGGTACCTGTATCGGACTTCACAGGAAACTTTAGAAAGTCAAGCACGATGGTTATATTCCGTGTAAAGGAGTGTACCGGCAAGCGCTGCACGACCGAGTTCATTGGTCATAAGGTTAGTGACGATACAATAAGAAGGATGGTAAGAAGGCGCAAGGAAAGAATAGATATTATAATGCCCTCAAAAACAAAGGATGGTTACAGGCTTGTAATAAAGATCGTCCTGGTTTCAGATTCAAAATTAACGGCAAATAAAAGGGGAGAGGTAAGGTCAAAGATTATAGGCTTTATAAATGAAAGGTGCGGCTCGATGACATTGCCGGAGCTGGCACAGTACATTATAGGTGATAATGTTTATAATGATATTGTTGATACCCTTAAGGACGTCTATCCAATAAAGAAGATAGAGATAAGGAAATCAGAGGTTCTGGGTCGTGATGGCTATGTCGAGGAGCCTGGTGCCCAGACACAGATAGAGGCGCAGTAA
- a CDS encoding nuclear transport factor 2 family protein — translation MDIKQICLDYYNAVDSRDLKTLFSIFDDSIVYKRPGYGEIKGINDFKKFYEEHRIIKSGHHTIKRIIISGSCAVVEGSFSGTLKDGRSVSTEFIDVMDFANDKIVKRHTYFDGENI, via the coding sequence ATGGATATTAAGCAGATATGTCTTGATTATTATAATGCCGTTGATTCAAGGGATTTAAAAACGCTTTTCTCAATCTTTGACGACTCGATTGTCTATAAAAGGCCAGGATATGGTGAAATAAAAGGTATAAACGATTTTAAAAAATTCTACGAGGAGCATAGAATAATAAAGAGCGGGCATCACACAATAAAAAGGATAATAATATCAGGAAGCTGTGCCGTTGTCGAGGGTTCATTCTCTGGGACGTTAAAGGATGGAAGGTCCGTAAGCACTGAATTCATTGACGTCATGGATTTTGCCAATGATAAAATAGTAAAAAGGCACACATACTTTGATGGTGAGAACATTTAA
- a CDS encoding MutS-related protein, translating to MAFKSIIYIKDENNLISYDLDLLTDLSLNDIFKGINGNIIDDNIDSILHKPLKYIENIKYRQDVFSDLMDNNLYNAVKLFSENSDILLYKIRGLNDLDDVQRKRCFLDSVYLYCNAITSLLESLKNADLKSSGFINLLDYLKNYTESDFFKSLKKESYNIEKIISSIRYKININGNKITVKKCLNDDDFSDEIINAFSKFLDDKNFDFNDDNSYEIGHVEASIIVLVSRLYPDEFGLMSSFFEKYNNFIDPVIEKFMHDIKFYLKYIIYMKRFTNYGLKFCIPKIINSGNVYADNIYDLALAQKLIIHGNIPVANSFSFNDANILIVTGPNNGGKTTFARSIGQVYYLSALGLPVPGSDAALNIPDKIFTHFEKSEAIENPEGRLEEELKRFKKIIDESTDKSVIIINEMLSSTTIMDGIEIGKKIIDLLIKRKCHSVYVTFIHELSELNGVKSYVAQVGNDHIKRAYKIIQEKSNGMAYAHALAEKYGLSYEILIKRIKNEDLSNIN from the coding sequence TTGGCATTTAAAAGCATAATTTACATAAAGGATGAGAATAATCTCATATCATATGATTTAGATTTATTAACGGATTTATCATTAAATGATATCTTTAAGGGAATTAACGGAAATATAATTGATGATAACATTGATTCAATTCTACATAAACCATTAAAATACATTGAAAATATAAAATACAGGCAGGATGTATTCTCGGATTTAATGGACAATAATTTATACAATGCCGTTAAATTATTTTCTGAAAATTCAGATATTTTATTATACAAAATTAGGGGATTAAATGATCTTGATGATGTTCAGAGAAAAAGATGCTTTCTTGATTCTGTATATCTTTACTGCAATGCAATCACATCATTACTTGAATCATTGAAGAATGCAGATTTAAAATCGTCAGGATTTATTAACCTGTTGGATTATCTTAAAAATTACACAGAATCTGATTTTTTTAAATCACTAAAAAAAGAATCATATAATATAGAAAAAATTATATCATCAATAAGGTATAAAATAAATATAAATGGCAATAAAATCACTGTTAAGAAATGTTTAAATGATGATGATTTCAGTGATGAGATTATCAATGCATTCTCAAAATTCCTTGATGATAAAAATTTTGATTTTAATGATGATAATTCATATGAAATAGGCCATGTTGAGGCTTCTATAATAGTTTTGGTATCAAGGCTGTATCCTGATGAGTTTGGTTTAATGTCCTCATTTTTTGAAAAATACAATAATTTTATTGATCCTGTGATTGAAAAATTCATGCATGACATTAAATTTTATTTAAAATACATTATTTATATGAAAAGATTCACAAATTACGGATTAAAATTCTGCATACCAAAGATCATTAATTCAGGAAATGTTTATGCAGATAATATATATGACCTTGCACTGGCGCAAAAATTAATTATTCATGGAAATATTCCTGTTGCAAATTCATTTTCATTTAATGATGCAAACATATTAATTGTTACAGGACCAAACAATGGCGGAAAAACAACGTTTGCACGATCAATAGGCCAGGTTTATTATCTTTCAGCTCTGGGTTTACCTGTTCCCGGATCCGATGCCGCACTTAATATTCCGGATAAAATATTTACGCACTTTGAAAAATCAGAGGCCATAGAGAATCCAGAGGGAAGGCTAGAGGAGGAGCTTAAAAGGTTTAAAAAAATAATTGATGAATCTACAGATAAAAGCGTTATAATAATAAACGAGATGCTGAGTTCAACAACAATAATGGACGGCATTGAAATAGGTAAAAAAATAATAGATCTTTTAATCAAAAGGAAATGCCATTCAGTTTATGTGACTTTTATACATGAATTATCTGAACTTAATGGTGTAAAAAGCTATGTTGCACAGGTTGGTAATGACCATATTAAAAGAGCATATAAAATAATTCAGGAAAAATCAAACGGAATGGCATATGCACATGCACTCGCTGAGAAGTATGGTTTATCATATGAAATTTTAATAAAGAGGATTAAAAATGAGGACCTATCTAACATCAATTAA
- a CDS encoding helix-turn-helix domain-containing protein, with protein MDLKEKIAGEITISENPGYTIKKWREEFNISQMELSKFMNVSPSVISDYEAGRRKSPGSASIKKIVEALIKIDENRGGNVIRRYNSGISSDALLDIKDYDHDISLEYIATKINAKSYSRVDLRRNIRGYTMIDGIKAIIEFSYADYTKLYGWSSQRIIFITQVYYGRSPMIAVRAHPLKPAAVVYIQPNNVDDLAVRISELENIPLLKTDYDYKRISDIMSSLR; from the coding sequence GTGGATCTAAAGGAAAAGATAGCAGGTGAGATAACAATATCTGAGAATCCAGGATATACAATAAAGAAATGGCGGGAGGAATTTAATATATCGCAGATGGAGCTTTCAAAATTTATGAACGTTTCACCATCTGTTATAAGCGACTATGAGGCTGGAAGAAGAAAATCGCCAGGATCTGCATCGATAAAAAAGATCGTCGAGGCACTTATAAAGATCGATGAGAACCGTGGTGGAAATGTAATAAGAAGATACAACAGCGGGATATCATCGGATGCACTTCTCGATATAAAGGACTACGACCATGATATAAGCCTGGAATACATAGCAACAAAGATCAATGCAAAATCATATTCAAGGGTTGATCTCAGGAGAAACATAAGGGGATATACCATGATTGACGGCATAAAGGCAATAATAGAATTTTCATATGCAGATTACACAAAGCTTTATGGCTGGTCAAGCCAGAGGATTATCTTTATAACACAGGTTTACTATGGAAGAAGCCCAATGATAGCTGTAAGGGCCCATCCATTAAAGCCCGCTGCAGTTGTCTACATACAGCCAAATAACGTTGACGATCTTGCAGTAAGGATATCAGAGCTTGAAAACATTCCATTACTAAAAACTGATTATGATTATAAAAGGATCTCTGATATAATGTCCTCCTTAAGATGA